Proteins encoded by one window of Acidobacteriota bacterium:
- a CDS encoding efflux RND transporter permease subunit, translating to MNRAIGWLAHNPVAANLLMVLIVASGLTGAASVTEEVFPELDLRRISIQVPYLGAAPEEVESGVVVRIEEAVQNIDGVQQIVSTASEGSASVIVELETGADAQRVLDEITNNVQAITTFPIETEKPIIRELVTRNQVTDVAIAGAADVATLKSIAELVRDGLVALPEVGQVEIVSVPPYEISIEVSEVALRRHRLTFDQVANAVRRSSLDLPGGSVRTRRGEILLRTIGQAYSGADYERLVLWTRPDGSRLLLGDVATVVDGFAETDQRARFDELPAVTVSVYRSGDQSALDVAAAVRDFVRRADAWLPEGVTLTVWQDQSLVLTDRLAIMFENGAAGFMLVFVVLALFLDMRLAFWVSLGIPICFLGAVALMPGLSLSVNMVSCFAFILVLGIVVDDAIIVGENIHRHQEQHGDGLRGAVDGAREIGKPVIYAVLTTAVAFMPLLFVTGGFGQMFQVVPLVVVPCLLFSLIESLGILPAHLAHGRRRARAGSWRRLQQRIAGGLLWCVRNGYEPALDAALRWRYVAAAVGLAALILTGGLALGGWTNFQFAPAIENEFMTASITMPLGTPADATSAAVAKFEAGAARLRATLEENTGFDYFRHLATTIGDQPVLARGATGGRVGRINADVVAASNIGEVTIELAPAETRSYTSEQLGLLWREETGPVPEAVAIELRASLLSAGEDVNVEFSGRNLERLRAVADALKGRLAEYAGVYGIADSMQAGKAEMRLDIRPAAETLGLTLEDLGRQVRQAFYGEEAQRIQRGRDDVRVMVRYPREQRRSLGNLEAMRVRTPNGGEVPFSQVALVEPGRGFASIRRIDRSRAVNVTASVDPQVSSAGALVADLRERILPQLLAEFPGVFYAFRGSQQTQQEAVSGLRVGFVLAVILIFGLLAIPLRSYAQPLIIMGAIPFGLVGALWGHILMGLDVTFMSLLGLVALTGVVVNDSLIMVDFINRARHAEGAESRGPDGRQPAPAGLEHAIRQAGGQRFRPIVLTSLTTFAGLVPMMADRSMQAAFFIPMAVSLAFGVLFATVITLFLVPVSYAILDDVQRLPRRLTGSTRWRPRPSSPASAG from the coding sequence ATGAACCGTGCGATAGGCTGGCTGGCTCACAATCCCGTCGCGGCCAACCTCCTGATGGTTCTGATCGTCGCGAGCGGCCTGACGGGCGCCGCGAGCGTCACCGAAGAGGTGTTCCCGGAACTCGACCTGCGCCGCATCAGCATCCAGGTGCCCTACCTCGGTGCGGCGCCGGAAGAGGTCGAGTCCGGGGTCGTCGTACGTATCGAGGAGGCCGTCCAGAACATCGACGGCGTTCAGCAGATCGTGTCGACGGCGTCCGAGGGCAGCGCGTCGGTGATCGTGGAGCTCGAGACCGGCGCCGACGCCCAGCGCGTGCTCGACGAGATCACCAACAACGTCCAGGCGATCACGACGTTTCCCATCGAGACCGAGAAGCCGATCATTCGCGAGCTGGTCACCCGCAACCAGGTGACGGATGTGGCCATCGCCGGCGCCGCCGACGTCGCCACTCTCAAGTCGATCGCCGAGCTCGTGCGGGACGGACTGGTCGCCCTGCCGGAGGTCGGCCAGGTCGAGATCGTGAGCGTCCCGCCGTACGAGATCTCCATCGAGGTGTCGGAGGTGGCGCTGCGGCGTCACCGGCTCACGTTCGACCAGGTCGCGAACGCCGTTCGCCGCTCCTCGCTGGATCTGCCGGGCGGCTCGGTGCGCACCCGGCGCGGCGAGATCCTGCTGCGCACGATCGGACAGGCCTACAGCGGCGCCGACTACGAGCGCCTCGTGCTCTGGACCCGGCCGGACGGCAGTCGCCTGCTGCTGGGCGACGTGGCCACGGTCGTCGACGGCTTCGCGGAAACCGATCAGCGCGCCCGTTTCGACGAGCTTCCGGCCGTGACGGTGTCGGTCTACCGCTCCGGGGACCAGAGCGCGCTCGACGTGGCGGCGGCCGTGCGCGACTTCGTCAGGCGCGCGGACGCCTGGTTGCCCGAAGGCGTCACGCTGACGGTCTGGCAGGACCAGTCGCTGGTGCTGACCGACCGGCTGGCGATCATGTTCGAAAACGGCGCCGCCGGGTTCATGCTCGTCTTCGTCGTGCTGGCGCTGTTTCTCGACATGCGGCTCGCCTTCTGGGTCAGCCTCGGGATTCCGATCTGCTTCCTCGGCGCCGTCGCGTTGATGCCCGGCCTGAGCCTGAGCGTCAACATGGTCTCGTGCTTCGCCTTCATCCTGGTGCTCGGCATCGTCGTCGACGACGCCATCATCGTCGGCGAGAACATCCACCGCCATCAGGAACAGCACGGAGACGGTCTGCGCGGCGCCGTCGACGGGGCGCGGGAGATCGGCAAGCCGGTGATCTACGCCGTCCTGACGACGGCGGTGGCATTCATGCCGCTGCTCTTCGTGACCGGCGGGTTCGGGCAGATGTTCCAGGTCGTGCCGCTCGTCGTCGTGCCCTGCCTGCTGTTCTCGCTGATCGAATCGCTCGGCATCCTGCCCGCCCACCTCGCGCACGGCCGGCGGCGGGCGCGCGCCGGCTCCTGGCGCCGATTGCAGCAGCGCATCGCAGGCGGACTCCTCTGGTGCGTCCGCAACGGCTACGAACCGGCCCTGGACGCCGCTCTCCGGTGGCGCTATGTCGCTGCGGCGGTCGGATTGGCCGCCCTGATCCTCACTGGCGGCCTCGCGCTGGGCGGCTGGACCAACTTCCAGTTCGCACCGGCGATCGAGAACGAGTTCATGACCGCCTCGATCACGATGCCGCTGGGCACGCCGGCCGACGCCACTTCGGCGGCGGTCGCGAAGTTCGAGGCGGGCGCCGCACGGTTGCGGGCGACTCTCGAGGAGAACACCGGCTTCGACTACTTCCGGCACCTGGCGACGACGATCGGCGACCAGCCGGTGCTGGCGCGCGGAGCGACCGGCGGCCGGGTGGGACGCATCAACGCCGACGTGGTAGCCGCCTCCAACATAGGTGAAGTCACGATCGAGCTCGCGCCCGCCGAGACACGCTCGTACACCAGCGAGCAGCTCGGCCTCCTGTGGCGGGAGGAGACCGGCCCGGTCCCGGAAGCGGTCGCTATCGAATTGCGCGCGTCGCTGCTGAGCGCCGGGGAGGACGTCAACGTGGAGTTCTCCGGGCGGAACCTCGAACGTCTGCGGGCCGTCGCCGACGCGCTCAAGGGCCGGCTGGCCGAGTACGCCGGCGTCTATGGAATCGCCGATTCCATGCAGGCCGGCAAAGCGGAGATGCGGCTGGACATCCGGCCCGCGGCCGAGACGCTCGGGCTGACGCTCGAGGACCTCGGCCGCCAGGTCCGGCAGGCGTTCTACGGCGAGGAAGCGCAGCGCATCCAGCGTGGGCGCGACGACGTCCGCGTCATGGTCCGCTACCCCCGCGAGCAGCGGCGGTCGCTCGGCAACCTGGAAGCCATGCGCGTCCGCACGCCGAACGGCGGGGAGGTGCCCTTCAGCCAGGTGGCGTTGGTGGAGCCGGGGCGCGGCTTCGCCTCGATCCGGCGCATCGACCGCAGCCGGGCCGTGAACGTGACCGCGTCGGTCGATCCGCAGGTTTCGTCGGCGGGGGCCCTCGTCGCCGATCTGCGAGAGCGCATCCTGCCCCAGTTGCTCGCGGAGTTTCCGGGCGTGTTCTACGCGTTCAGAGGTTCGCAGCAGACGCAGCAGGAGGCCGTGAGCGGCCTGCGGGTCGGGTTCGTCCTGGCCGTGATCCTGATCTTCGGACTGCTCGCGATCCCGCTGCGCTCGTACGCGCAGCCGCTCATCATCATGGGCGCCATTCCCTTCGGCCTCGTGGGCGCTCTGTGGGGCCACATCCTGATGGGGCTCGACGTCACGTTCATGTCGCTGCTCGGCCTGGTCGCCCTGACCGGCGTCGTCGTCAACGACAGCCTGATCATGGTCGACTTCATCAACCGGGCGCGGCACGCCGAGGGCGCGGAGAGCCGTGGACCGGACGGCCGGCAGCCTGCCCCTGCCGGACTGGAGCACGCCATCCGTCAGGCGGGCGGGCAGCGGTTTCGTCCCATCGTCCTCACGTCGCTGACCACCTTCGCCGGCCTGGTGCCGATGATGGCCGACCGCAGCATGCAGGCGGCGTTCTTCATTCCGATGGCGGTCTCGCTCGCCTTCGGCGTGCTGTTCGCCACCGTCATCACGCTGTTCCTGGTGCCGGTCTCCTACGCGATCCTCGACGACGTGCAGCGGTTGCCGCGGCGTCTGACGGGTTCTACTCGCTGGCGCCCTCGGCCATCATCACCAGCGTCGGCAGGATGA